A DNA window from Scylla paramamosain isolate STU-SP2022 chromosome 10, ASM3559412v1, whole genome shotgun sequence contains the following coding sequences:
- the LOC135104362 gene encoding neutral alpha-glucosidase AB-like, with translation MARLQRLLLSAALVVLVCAVDRNNFKTCDQSSFCRRHRAVRPGESPYVVLGSTLSITDEGVFGDLLNEKTRVFFTLELYPLKDATLRIKINEKNPIKQRFEEPYALVGGSQTEQFEVVDRSEEGFTLKFGSSHAVVKAKPLKIDVYSGDTLVVSANARGLLKFEHYRNKPEGEPQAPEGEEEANAVLEDEEDTNGLWEETFKGHTDSKPHGPASVGMDISFVNSKHVYGIPEHADSLSLKETTSTEPYRLYNLDVFEYEVDNPMALYGSVPVMVSHTPKHTSAIFWHNAAETWVDIKKLPDRNVVSSITGFFSGGDSDPPQMSTHWSSESGIIDLFVMLGPRPLDVFRQYGLLTGNTNLPPLFSLGYHQCRWNYNDEEDVRQVNENFDQHDLPMDVLWLDIEHTDGKRYFTWDTHKFSNPLEMTANLTARGRKLVTIIDPHIKRDSNYFFYKENHDRDLFVHTKDGSEFDGWCWPGSSSYLDLTNPEARNHYSDTYMLDRYKGSTLDTFTWNDMNEPSVFNGPEITMQKDNVHPGLGVEHREIHNVYGMLFHQSTYEGQLRRSEGRLRPFILTRAFYAGSQRSAAVWTGDNTADWNHLRISEPMLLAHSVTGITHIGADVGGFFGNPDAYLLTRWYQAAAFQPFMRAHAHLDTKRREPWLFDAETLSIIRNTLRHRYQYLPLWYTLFYENELTGAPPMRPLWVEFPEDETSFDVDYEHLVGSALLVRPVVTEGSNTASVYFPPGVWYDVIDLTKYTGPSSTTVSAPRDKIPVYQRGGSIIPRKDRVRRASSLMREDPYTLVVALDAQDKAQGTLYIDDEHTFDYRQGKFLYMGLSYEKGVLTSHRLDPSGIYETGSWLERVIIIGLDKRPAKVTLNSASQGTQVLESSYENGSSVHAGRLTIRKPGISIKEDFTITIQ, from the exons atggccAGGCTGCAGAG ATTACTGTTAAGTGCAGCCCTGGTGGTCCTGGTCTGTGCTGTGGACCGTAACAACTTCAAGACATGTGATCAGAGTAGTTTCTGCCG GCGTCACCGAGCCGTGCGTCCCGGCGAGAGTCCATATGTGGTGCTCGGCTCAACTTTGAGCATCACTGATGAGGGTGTGTTTGGCGACCTGCTGAATGAGAAGACAAGGGTATTCTTTACATTGGAGTTGTACCCACTCAAGGATGCCACACTGCGCATCAAGATCAACGAGAAAAATCCCATCAAGCAGCGGTTTGAGGAGCCGTATGCCCTCGTGGGAGGCAGCCAGACTGAACA ATTTGAGGTAGTGGACCGTTCAGAGGAAGGCTTCACCCTTAAGTTTGGGTCCAGCCATGCTGTAGTGAAGGCCAAGCCACTCAAGATAGATGTATACAGTGGGGACACCCTTGTTGTCAGTGCCAATGCCCGCGGCCTCCTCAAGTTTGAGCACTACCGCAACAAGCCGGAGGG TGAGCCACAGGCtcctgaaggagaggaggaggcaaatgCTGTTcttgaggatgaggaggacacAAATGGTTTATGGGAAGAAACCTTCAAGGGTCACACAGACTCCAAGCCTCATGGACCTGCCTCTGTGGGCATGGACATATCCTTCGTAAACTCAAAACACGTGTATGGGATCCCAGAGCACGCTGACAGCCTCTCTCTGAAGGAGACCAC ATCAACTGAACCCTACCGTCTGTACAACCTGGATGTGTTTGAGTATGAGGTGGACAATCCCATGGCACTGTATGGTTCAGTGCCAGTTATGGTCTCCCACACTCCTAAGCACACATCTGCCATCTTCTGGCACAATGCAGCAGAGACCTGGGTGGACATCAAG AAACTTCCTGACCGCAACGTTGTGTCATCCATCACTGGCTTCTTCTCAGGAGGTGACTCTGACCCACCTCAGATGTCCACCCACTGGTCCTCTGAGTCAGGCATCATTGACCTGTTTGTGATGCTTGGCCCTCGACCGTTGGATGTTTTCCGCCAGTATGGATTGCTGACAGGAAACACCAATCTGCCTCCG TTGTTCAGCTTGGGGTACCATCAGTGCCGCTGGAACTACAATGATGAGGAAGATGTGAGGCAGGTGAATGAGAACTTTGACCAGCATGACCTTCCCATGGATGTCCTGTGGCTGGACATTGAGCACACAGATGGCAAGAG ATACTTCACTTGGGATACACACAAGTTCTCCAACCCACTGGAGATGACTGCCAACCTCACTGCTCGGGGACGCAAGCTGGTCACCATTATTGACCCACACATCAAGCGTGACAGCAACTACTTCTTCTATAAGGAGAACCATGACCGTGACCTCTTTGTCCACACCAAGGATGGGTCTGAGTTTGACG GTTGGTGCTGGCCTGGCTCTTCATCCTACCTGGACCTGACCAATCCTGAGGCACGCAACCACTACAGTGACACCTACATGCTGGACCGCTACAAG gGCTCGACCCTGGACACCTTCACCTGGAATGATATGAATGAGCCCTCAGTGTTCAATGGACCAGAGATCACTATGCAGAAGGACAATGTTCACCCTGGCCTTGGAGTGGAGCACCGAGAGATACACAACGTATATGGCATGCTCTTT CATCAGTCCACCTATGAGGGTCAGCTGCGGAGGTCAGAGGGTCGCCTGCGCCCATTCATCTTGACCCGTGCCTTCTATGCTGGGTCACAGCGTTCTGCTGCTGTGTGGACAGGTGACAATACAGCTGACTGGAATCACTTGCGCATATCTGAGCCCATGCTGCTGGCACACTCTGTCACTGGTATCACCCACATTGGTGCAGATGTTGGTGGGTTCTTTGGCAACCCTGATGCCTACCTTCTGACCAGATGGTACCAG GCAGCAGCATTCCAGCCATTTATGAGAGCCCATGCCCACCTGGACACCAAGAGACGTGAGCCCTGGCTGTTTGATGCAGAGACTCTCAGTATTATCAGGAATACCTTGAGGCATCGCTACCAGTACCTGCCTCTGTGGTACACCTTGTTCTATGAGAATGAGTTGACAG GTGCTCCCCCCATGAGGCCTCTATGGGTGGAGTTCCCAGAAGATGAGACTTCCTTTGACGTTGATTATGAGCACCTGGTTGGCTCGGCCCTGCTGGTGCGGCCAGTGGTGACAGAGGGCTCCAACACTGCCTCTGTCTATTTCCCGCCTGGTGTGTGGTATGATGTCATAGACCTCACCAAGTACACTGGGCCAAGCTCCACCACAGTGTCTGCCCCTAGAGACAAG ATTCCTGTGTACCAGCGAGGTGGCAGCATCATCCCACGCAAAGACAGAGTGCGACGTGCCTCCTCACTGATGCGGGAGGACCCCTACACCCTGGTGGTGGCCCTGGATGCACAGGACAAGGCTCAGGGCACGCTGTACATTGATGATGAACATACCTTTGATTACCGCCAG GGCAAATTCCTCTACATGGGACTGTCATATGAGAAGGGAGTGTTGACATCACATCGACTGGACCCCAGTGGTATCTACGAGACAGGGTCGTGGCTGGAGAGGGTCATCATTATTGGGCTTGACAAGCGGCCAGCCAAGGTCACCTTAAACAGTGCCT CACAAGGCACCCAGGTGCTGGAGAGCTCCTATGAGAATGGCAGCAGTGTACATGCAGGCCGTCTCACTATACGCAAGCCAGGCATCAGCATTAAAGAAGACTTTACTATCACCATTCAATGA